A portion of the Gossypium arboreum isolate Shixiya-1 chromosome 8, ASM2569848v2, whole genome shotgun sequence genome contains these proteins:
- the LOC108468378 gene encoding uncharacterized transporter C405.03c-like, with product MEWKYMVGLVLIICVVIMWVTSAEVTQGVFEDYKHPFVVSYIGTSLLTLYLPLAFFKDFLLKLLRGLQGPQNPSVQQDDKHRINLKTLPDHVIELGTKEESNDIMESQKNDGIMLSAMQVVAFGFCMAPIWFATEYLTNAALARTSVANTTLLSSTSGLFTLIFGAILGQDSINAVNVVSVVISITGVAMTAFGDTWWPLNESKPITNNNENHVTVGNLLEMLSAMIYGLFSVLLKKFSGEQGEKVDMQKLFGYIGVFTFVALWWLAWPLTAIGIEPKFTFPRSTNLQEIIIINSFIGNFLSDYFWALGVVWTSPLVASLGVSLTIPIAVLEDMIIHGRQYSVIYMIGAAQVFLGFLIANMPNWILEKLKLRV from the exons atgGAATGGAAATATATGGTGGGATTGGTTCTGATTATTTGTGTTGTGATCATGTGGGTTACCTCTGCAGAGGTCACTCAG GGTGTATTTGAAGACTATAAGCATCCATTTGTAGTATCATATATTGGGACCTCCCTCTTGACCCTTTATCTTCCATTAGCATTCTTTAAAGATTTCTTATTAAAGCTTCTTAGAGGTCTCCAAGGCCCTCAAAATCCCTCTGTCCAACAAGACGACAAGCACCGAATCAACCTTAAAACCCTGCCGGATCATGTCATAGAACTTGGTACGAAAGAGGAAAGCAATGATATTATGGAATCCCAAAAGAATGATGGAATAATGCTTAGTGCAATGCAAGTTGTAGCATTTGGCTTTTGCATGGCTCCCATTTGGTTTGCAACCGAG TATCTAACTAATGCTGCACTGGCAAGAACAAGTGTTGCCAATACAACGTTGTTGTCTTCAACTTCAGGGCTTTTCACTTTAATATTCGGTGCAATTTTGGGACAAGACTCCATTAATGCCGTGAATGTAGTTTCAGTCGTCATTAGCATTACAGGTGTTGCCATGACTGCATTTGGAGACACATGGTGGCCCCTAAATGAATCAAAACCAATCACTAACAACAA cGAAAACCATGTTACTGTAGGAAATCTTTTGGAAATGCTCTCAGCAatgatttatggactattttCAG TTTTGCTTAAGAAATTTTCTGGAGAACAAGGAGAAAAGGTAGACATGCAGAAGTTGTTTGGCTATATTGGAGTATTTACATTTGTTGCGCTTTGGTGGCTTG CATGGCCATTGACTGCTATTGGGATTGAACCAAAGTTCACATTTCCTCGATCGACCAATTTACAAGAGATAATTATCATAAACAGTTTCATTGGGAATTTCCTGTCAGACTATTTTTG GGCATTAGGTGTTGTGTGGACATCCCCTTTGGTTGCTTCGCTTGGTGTTTCACTTACAATACCCATTGCAGTATTGGAAGACATGATAATACATGGTCGACAATATTCAGTGATTTATATGATTGGCGCAGCTCAG GTATTTCTGGGATTTCTAATAGCTAATATGCCAAACTGGATTTTAGAGAAGTTGAAATTAAGAGTTTAA
- the LOC108469170 gene encoding uncharacterized methyltransferase At2g41040, chloroplastic isoform X1 — MAIAPPSLHKSLYAKYPCVSHNFRFRHSLRFSCRPFRFTATASSAVSLETDLSIQKNQTEETYLFSCPVCYEPLIRKGPPGLNLAAIYRSGFKCKQCDKSYSSKDTYLDLTVTAGLRDYTEVKPAGTELFRSPFVSFVYERGWRQNFNRRGFPGPDEEFRMAQEYFKPVEGGILVDVSCGSGLFSRKFAKSRTYSGVIALDFSENMLRQCNDFIEQDASILASNIALVRADVSRLPFSSGSIDAVHAGAALHCWPSPLNAVSILSQYVLCHKLELELNSKFEVAEISRILRSGGVFVGSTFLRYTSSTPRIIRPFRERVLQNYSYLTEEEIEALCTSCGLANYTRKIQQSFIMFSAQKP; from the exons ATGGCGATTGCTCCACCTTCTCTTCACAAATCTTTGTACGCGAAATACCCTTGCGTTTCTCATAATTTCCGGTTTCGTCATTCCCTCCGTTTCTCTTGTCGACCGTTCCGGTTCACTGCTACGGCTAGCTCCGCTGTCTCTTTGGAGACG GATTTAAGCATTCAGAAGAATCAAACAGAGGAAACATACTTGTTTTCTTGCCCTGTGTGCTATGAACCACTTATACGAAAAGGCCCGCCGGGTTTAAACTT GGCAGCTATTTACCGGTCCGGATTTAAGTGTAAACAATGCGACAAATCGTATTCGAGTAAAGACACGTATCTCGATCTGACTGTTACTGCCGGATTGAGAGACTACACTGAAGTCAAGCCAGCCGGAACCGAGCTATTCCG GAGTCCTTTTGTATCATTTGTCTATGAAAGAGGCTGGCGTCAAAATTTCAACCGCCGTGGATTTCCCGGGCCTGATGAAGAG TTCAGAATGGCTCAGGAGTACTTCAAACCTGTAGAAGGTGGCATTTTAGTTGATGTTAGCTGTGGAAGTGGTTTGTTTTCCCGGAAATTCGCGAAATCCAGAACTTATTCCGGTGTTATAGCACTCGATTTTTCCGAAAACATGCTCCGGCAATGTAATGATTTCATCGAGCAAGATGCTTCTATTTTGGCTAG CAATATCGCTCTTGTTAGGGCTGATGTTTCCCGGCTTCCTTTCTCATCGGGTTCCATTGATGCCGTACATGCCGGTGCCGCCCTGCATTGCTGGCCATCACCTTTGAATGCTGTAAGCATTCTTTCCCAATATGTTCTTTGTCACAAATTAGAGCTCGAGCTCAACTCGAAATTTGAG GTTGCTGAAATTAGTCGTATATTGAGAAGTGGCGGAGTCTTTGTCGGAAGCACTTTTCTCCGTTATACGTCGTCTACTCCCCGTATAATCCGACCTTTCCGAGAG AGGGTTCTGCAAAATTACAGTTACCTTACGGAGGAAGAGATCGAAGCCTTGTGTACATCTTGTGGTCTTGCCAACTATACAAGAAAGATTCAACAATCTTTCATCATGTTTTCGGCCCAGAAGCCTTAA
- the LOC108467694 gene encoding uncharacterized protein LOC108467694 encodes MGSSSSRLGLNPSQGRLNRRFNRFPRLPSFFTCSSGSSYAPLEMEDYPTQIPVKSSEHRDSLSNMVQTPLEESGSICSTETGLSSTGTETGTSAESNNEVGGDLSIDGGSRDVDANDCRKCLTESTDLVVPQVSSRGESRRDSSTSASISFKEQQSSDHVSINLSTNEDAVSGCENKGSSRFCPESSISSPQGLEDSHRIPVENQLGEVMTVHSSGSETAPHDSELATLHSLGEESIPSGLGFLVSNREQGHGDGGVLHVDVVSITSNIISNGGADTSNREARRNSRRLFWDAFSRHSSRRLNDSPSNDRNDVASQDRWLLDFSGDFFYDGAGGDSGYLSTSRIHSLNERRQHSRSEIWERLLGGHDENSQQTTFCPSGLHPDGTCSCDSLLLTDESSARASISRIVMLAEALFEVLDEIHRQPVSLSLSMVSLPAPESVVDSFPLRNHKKVDASKIGDTVEQCHICLAEYEEEEKIRVLPCQHEFHMSCVDKWLKEIHGVCPLCRGDVRQGMDSSVPNSEVPSL; translated from the exons ATGGGTTCGAGTAGCAGTCGACTGGGGTTGAACCCATCGCAGGGAAGACTCAACCGCCGATTCAACCGGTTTCCCAGACTCCCTTCTTTCTTCACCTGCAGTAGCGGTTCTTCTTATGCTCCTCTTGAG ATGGAAGATTATCCCACCCAAATCCCGGTGAAGAGTTCGGAACACCGTGACTCGCTTTCCAACATGGTCCAAACTCCCTTAGAGGAATCTGGTTCGATATGCAGTACGGAAACGGGGCTCAGCAGCACTGGTACTGAAACCGGAACTTCAGCTGAAAGCAATAACGAAGTCGGTGGGGATCTGTCGATTGATGGTGGTTCAAGAGATGTAGATGCAAATGATTGTAGGAAATGCTTGACTGAAAGTACGGATTTGGTTGTTCCTCAGGTAAGCTCTCGTGGTGAATCTCGTAGGGATAGTAGTACTTCAGCTAGCATTTCCTTTAAAGAACAACAATCTTCCGACCATGTCTCAATAAATCTTTCAACTAATGAGGATGCAGTCAGTGGCTGTGAAAACAAAGGTTCATCTCGGTTTTGTCCTGAATCAAGTATTTCATCTCCTCAAGGGCTTGAAGATTCACATCGGATACCTGTTGAGAATCAATTGGGTGAAGTAATGACAGTCCATAGCTCGGGTTCTGAGACCGCTCCTCATGACTCTGAACTGGCGACCTTACACTCCCTTGGAGAAGAATCGATACCTTCTGGTTTAGGATTTCTCGTGTCCAATAGGGAACAAGGCCACGGAGATGGAGGTGTGCTTCATGTTGATGTTGTGAGCATTACTTCCAATATTATATCCAATGGCGGTGCTGATACAAGTAATCGTGAAGCCAGGAGGAACAGTAGAAGATTGTTCTGGGATGCATTTTCGAGGCACAGTTCTAGAAGACTTAATGATTCCCCGTCAAATGATAGGAACGATGTAGCATCTCAAGACAGATGGCTCCTAGATTTCAGTGGTGATTTCTTTTATGATGGAGCCGGAGGTGATTCTGGTTACCTCAGCACCAGTAGAATCCATAGCTTGAATGAACGAAGACAGCACTCGAGATCAGAG ATCTGGGAAAGGCTGCTCGGTGGCCATGACGAAAATAGTCAGCAAACTACGTTTTGTCCATCTGGACTCCACCCTGATGGCACGTGCTCGTGCGATTCTCTCTTGTTAACTGATGAGTCTAGTGCTCGTGCAAGTATATCACGAATAGTTATGCTCGCTGAGGCTTTATTTGAG GTTTTGGATGAAATTCATCGTCAACCGGTATCACTTTCCTTATCGATGGTCTCACTCCCGGCTCCCGAATCTGTAGTTGATTCTTTCCCTCTCAGAAATCACAAAAAAGTGGATGCATCAAAGATCGGGGATACGGTTGAACA GTGTCATATTTGCCTGGCTGAATACGAAGAAGAGGAGAAAATACGAGTCCTGCCTTGCCAACACGAGTTTCACATGTCTTGCGTCGATAAATGGCTTAAAGAAATACACGG GGTTTGCCCGCTTTGCCGAGGCGATGTTCGTCAGGGCATGGACTCGTCTGTCCCGAACTCCGAGGTTCCCTCTCTTTGA
- the LOC108469170 gene encoding uncharacterized methyltransferase At2g41040, chloroplastic isoform X2: protein MAIAPPSLHKSLYAKYPCVSHNFRFRHSLRFSCRPFRFTATASSAVSLETDLSIQKNQTEETYLFSCPVCYEPLIRKGPPGLNLAAIYRSGFKCKQCDKSYSSKDTYLDLTVTAGLRDYTEVKPAGTELFRSPFVSFVYERGWRQNFNRRGFPGPDEEFRMAQEYFKPVEGGILVDVSCGSGLFSRKFAKSRTYSGVIALDFSENMLRQCNDFIEQDASILASNIALVRADVSRLPFSSGSIDAVHAGAALHCWPSPLNAVAEISRILRSGGVFVGSTFLRYTSSTPRIIRPFRERVLQNYSYLTEEEIEALCTSCGLANYTRKIQQSFIMFSAQKP from the exons ATGGCGATTGCTCCACCTTCTCTTCACAAATCTTTGTACGCGAAATACCCTTGCGTTTCTCATAATTTCCGGTTTCGTCATTCCCTCCGTTTCTCTTGTCGACCGTTCCGGTTCACTGCTACGGCTAGCTCCGCTGTCTCTTTGGAGACG GATTTAAGCATTCAGAAGAATCAAACAGAGGAAACATACTTGTTTTCTTGCCCTGTGTGCTATGAACCACTTATACGAAAAGGCCCGCCGGGTTTAAACTT GGCAGCTATTTACCGGTCCGGATTTAAGTGTAAACAATGCGACAAATCGTATTCGAGTAAAGACACGTATCTCGATCTGACTGTTACTGCCGGATTGAGAGACTACACTGAAGTCAAGCCAGCCGGAACCGAGCTATTCCG GAGTCCTTTTGTATCATTTGTCTATGAAAGAGGCTGGCGTCAAAATTTCAACCGCCGTGGATTTCCCGGGCCTGATGAAGAG TTCAGAATGGCTCAGGAGTACTTCAAACCTGTAGAAGGTGGCATTTTAGTTGATGTTAGCTGTGGAAGTGGTTTGTTTTCCCGGAAATTCGCGAAATCCAGAACTTATTCCGGTGTTATAGCACTCGATTTTTCCGAAAACATGCTCCGGCAATGTAATGATTTCATCGAGCAAGATGCTTCTATTTTGGCTAG CAATATCGCTCTTGTTAGGGCTGATGTTTCCCGGCTTCCTTTCTCATCGGGTTCCATTGATGCCGTACATGCCGGTGCCGCCCTGCATTGCTGGCCATCACCTTTGAATGCT GTTGCTGAAATTAGTCGTATATTGAGAAGTGGCGGAGTCTTTGTCGGAAGCACTTTTCTCCGTTATACGTCGTCTACTCCCCGTATAATCCGACCTTTCCGAGAG AGGGTTCTGCAAAATTACAGTTACCTTACGGAGGAAGAGATCGAAGCCTTGTGTACATCTTGTGGTCTTGCCAACTATACAAGAAAGATTCAACAATCTTTCATCATGTTTTCGGCCCAGAAGCCTTAA
- the LOC128279420 gene encoding uncharacterized protein LOC128279420: MAVGVSDGLFRSIYEGCLSSCDIVIERRPYHRNCGCALHDKSRQNCRHKFSKSTNVSYPIRRIWNEGCLALDATTMASPSSSPCITSFHKAVKQPLELCKEEEDDGYEDNYYMAKLWN, encoded by the coding sequence ATGGCCGTCGGAGTTTCCGACGGCCTTTTCCGATCAATCTACGAAGGATGTTTATCTAGTTGTGATATTGTCATTGAACGTCGACCGTACCACCGTAATTGTGGTTGTGCCCTTCACGACAAATCACGCCAAAATTGTCGCCACAAGTTCTCCAAAAGCACGAACGTGTCTTACCCAATAAGGAGAATCTGGAACGAAGGATGTTTGGCTTTAGATGCGACCACCATGGCTTCGCCATCTTCTTCGCCGTGCATTACGAGTTTTCACAAGGCTGTAAAGCAACCGTTGGAATTAtgtaaagaagaagaagatgatggttaTGAAGACAATTACTATATGGCTAAGTTGTGGAACTGA
- the LOC108467933 gene encoding 40S ribosomal protein S11-like — protein sequence MAEQTEKAFLKQPKVFLSSNKGGKGKRPGKGGNRFWKSIGLGFKTPREAIEGTYIDKKCPFTGTVSIRGRILAGTCHSAKMVRTIIVRRNYLHYIKKYQRYEKRHSNIPAHISPCFRVKEGDHVIIGQCRPLSKTVRFNVLKVIPAGSSGGGKKAFTGM from the exons ATGGCGGAACAG ACCGAAAAAGCTTTTTTGAAGCAACCCAAAGTGTTTTTGAG CTCGAATAAAGGTGGGAAAGGGAAGAGGCCAGGAAAGGGTGGGAATCGCTTCTGGAAAAGCATTGGATTGGGCTTCAAGACTCCCCGTGAAGCTATTGAAg GAACCTACATCGATAAGAAATGCCCCTTCACTGGCACTGTTTCAATCCGGGGTCGTATCTTAGCCGGTACTTGCCACAGTGCCAAGATGGTCAGGACAATCATTGTTCGACGGAACTACCTTCATTATATCAAGAAATACCAAAG gTATGAGAAGCGCCATTCAAACATCCCCGCACATATTTCACCATGCTTCCGTGTGAAGGAAGGGGATCATGTCATTATTGGGCAATGCAG GCCGTTGTCGAAGACCGTGAGGTTCAATGTTTTGAAAGTGATTCCAGCAGGATCTTCCGGTGGTGGGAAGAAAGCTTTCACCGGAATGTAA